The window GCGAAGCCTTCGAGTTTGCTGCGGGCCAAGGCCAGTGCTGGGCCCACTTCGGTGAAGACCGCGCCATGCCCCGGGATGATGGTGGCAGGAGCGAGTTGTTCGATCAGGTCCAGTGTCTGCGATACCTCGTCAAAGGCTTCGAGGCCTTCGAGCGCCGGGAACACCACACCAAAGCCGTTTTGCCAGAGCGCATCGGCCGACATCAGCAGGCGGTGTTCGGGCGCAAACAAGATCACCGAGTGCGGGTCGTGTCCGGGTGCGGCGTGCACTTGCCAGTCCATGTCGGCCCAGCGGTGGGTGCTGCCCGGTTGCAGTAAACCGCTAAACGTAAAGGGGGGGCAGTTCTGGCCTGAGGGTTGGTAGCTCAACTCGTCTTCGCGCCAATGCTGAACGGCTTGTGACAGGCCGGGTGGTATCCAGGTTTGGAGTCCCGGGTAGTGCGCTTGCAGGGCCTGGTTGCCGCCACAGTGGTCGCTGTGCAGATGGGTGTTGACCAGTTGGTCCAGCATGCGGCCTTGCAGGCCTTGCGCCACCAAGGCCAGGGTTTGGGCCTGGTGGGTGACGTAGCCGCTGTCGACCAAGGTGGCGCTGTCCGCGTCCAGCAGAAGCACGTTGTTGGCCGACAACCAGCCGCGTTCGAACACGCGCACGCCTGGTGGCAGGGTGCAGGGTGGATTCATTTGGCGCTGCGCAGGTCGCGGCGCAAAATTTTGCCCACGTTGGACTTGGGCAACTCGTCGCGGAACTCGATGTATTTGGGACGCTTGTAGCCCGTGAGTTTGTCCTGGCAAAAGCGCGAGACAGCTTCTTCGGTCAGCATCGGGTCGTTGCGCACCACAAACACCTTGATGGTTTCGCCCTGCATGGCGTCGGGAATGCCCACGGCCGCGCACTCGACCACACCAGGGCAGGTGGAGATCAGGTTTTCCAGCTCGCTGGGGAAGACGTTGAAGCCACTCACGATGATCATGTCCTTCTTGCGGTCCACGATGCGGGTGAAGCCCCCTTCGTCCATGATCCCGATGTCGCCCGTGCGCATGAAGCCGTCTTCGGTGAAGGTCTTGGCGTTTTCAGCGGGCTGGTTGTAATAACCCGTCATGACGTTGGGGCCGCGGATGCAGATTTCTCCCGAGCTGCCCACCGGCAGGCTGTTCCCGTCGTCGTCTTTGATGGCGATGTCGATGCTCGGCAGAGGCAGACCGATGTTGCCGCTGAAGGTCTTTTGCGTCACGGGGTTGTTGGTACCGATCGCGCAGGTCTCGCTCATGCCCCAGCCTTCGATCATGGCGCTGCCCGTGGCTTTTTGCCAGTTGTGGGCTGTGCCTTCCGATGCGGCCATGCCACCCGCTTGGGTGAGCTTGAGCGAGGAAAAATCAATGGTCTTGAACATCGGGTGCTGCATCAGGGCGTTGAACAGCGTGTTCACGCCGGGCAGCACATGGAAGGGGCGCTGCTTGAGGACCTCGATGAATTTGGCAAAGTCACGGGGGTTCGGCACCAGGGTCAGGTAGGAGCCTTGGCGGATGGCCAGCAAACACAGCGTGAGCGCAAAGATGTGGTACAGCGGCAAAGCCGCGACGTTGTTCACTTTGCGCAGGTCAGGCACATCGGCCAAAGCAGGCGAGAACCAGCCTTCGGCTTGCAGCATGGCGGCCACCACGTTGCGGTGTGTCAGCACGGCGCCTTTGGACAAACCGGTGGTGCCACCCGTGTATTGCAAAAAGGCGATGTCGTCCATGGTTTGCGTGGTGGGGCGCAAGTTCAAGATGCGGCCTTGTGCAATGGCTTTTTTGAACGAGGTGACGGTGCGGCCGTTGCTCAAAGGCAATTCGAAGGGCGGCACCATTTTGGCCAGGTGACGCACGGCAAAGGTCAGCCAGCGGCCATTGATGGGGCCCAACAAATCGCCAATGGACGCCAACACCACATGCTGCACGGCGGTGCGCTCGACCACTTCTTGCAGGGTGGCGGCAAAGTTTTCCAGAATGACGATGGCGCTGGCGCCGGAATCCTTGAGTTGGTGCTCCAACTCGCGCGGGGTGTAGAGCGGGTTGACGTTCACGCAGGTGTAGCCGGCCCGCAAGATGGCAGCCATCGTGACCGCAAATTGGGGCAGGTTGGGCAGCATGATGGCCACCCGGCTGCCGGGCTCCAAGCCCTTGTTTTGCAGCCAGGCCCCCAGCGCGGTGGACAACTCGTCGAGCTGCTTGTAGCTCATCCAGCGGTTCATGCAGACCGAAAACGGGTTGTCGCTGTGCTCGCGAAAAGCCCTTTCCATCAAATCCGTCAAACTTTTGTATTGTTCTGTGTCGATGTCGTGGGGCACACCGGGGGGGTAATTCTTCAGCCAAATACGTTCCATGCGCTTGTCTCCTGTAGCGCTTCATTGTCACCAGCTCTTGTTGGGGTCGACACAGGGCAAGTCCTGAGATGAGGGCTTGCAGGTCTCAAAGGCGACAAAACCCGTGTCACCCCCGGGCAGGCAAATCGGTGCAAAATGGGGTTAACCCTAGGTGTCATCATGAATACCCCTTCAGAACCGCGTACCAAGCGACTCACTCTTGTGCTTCGTCAGCTGTGGCAAAGCGTGTTCGGCGTGGCCGACGTGGGGCTGTCTTCCTCGGGCGGGGTGGCCCGCAAGAGCGCCAATTGGGTGCCGATCCGATCGCTGTCGCCACGCCACAAGCCGCGCATTGCGCGGCATTTGCGCGCCCTGCCCGCACAAGACCGTTACCTGCGTTTTGGTTACGCCGCCACCGATGAGCAAATTGACCGCTATGTGGCGGGTCTGAACTTCACGCGGGACGAGATCTTTGGGGTTTTCAACCGCCGCTTGGAGTTGGTGGCCATGGCGCACTTGGCGTATTCGGTCGACCCGCAATGGGCCACGTGTGCCGAGTTTGGCGTGTCGGTGTCGCCCCATCAGCGTGGCAAAGGCCTGGGCGCCCAATTGTTTGGCCATGCGGTGATGCATGCCCGCAACCAAGGGGTGAGCCTGTTGTTCATCCACGCCTTGAGCGAGAACGTGGCCATGCTCAAGATCGCGCGCCACGCTGGGGCCGCGGTGCAGCGCGACGGCAGCGAAAGCGAGGCCTATCTGTCTTTGCCGCAAGCCACTTTGGACAGCCAGCTCAGCGGGCTGGTGCAGGAACAAATGGCCGAGCTCGACTACCAGCTCAAAATGCAGGCGAACCAGTTTCGCCAGTGGCTGGCCACGGTGCAAGAGATCCGCCAAGGCGTGCGCGATGCCCGTCACACTTCGCGCGGCCCCTGAAAAGACGGTTTGTCATCCAAATCCGCTATCCTAGTAGTTTATTCACTACAGCATGTCCTGCCAGCCTAGACCGTGTCTGACCCCTACCCTGCGCGCCACGCCGAGCGCGAAGACAAGCGAAGTTTTCTGCAAAAACTCGCGGAGTTCATCCACCCTGGACCCGATTCGGCCGATGAACTGATCGAGACCTTGGCCGAGGCCGAGGACAACCAGATCATCAACACCGAGAGCCGTTTGATGCTCGAAGGGGTGATCCGCATGGCCGATATGACCGCCAGCGATGTGATGCTGGCCGCGCCGCGCATGGACCTGCTGAACATCGAAGACCCCATGGACGAGTTGCTGCACCAAGTGATTGACACCGGGCATTCGCGCTTTCCGGTCTTCGAGGGTGAGCGCGACAACATCATCGGCATATTGTTGGCCAAAGACCTGCTCAAACTGCAGCGTGCGCCCGAGTTGAACATCCGCGCCTTGTTGCGTCCGGCGGTGTTTGTGCCTGAAAGCAAGGGCCTGAACGATTTGCTGCGCCAGTTCCGCGACAACCGCAACCACCTGGCCATCGTGATCGACGAGTATGGCCGCACGGCTGGGCTGATCACCATCGAGGATGTGCTCGAGCAGATCGTGGGTGAGATCGAGGACGAATTCGACATCGCGGAGGATGCCGGTGATATTTTCGGGCTGCCCGACCGCAGTTTCAGGGTCAGCGGCGACACCGCCATCGAGCGCGTGGACGAGGCCTTTGGGGTGGATTTGAGGCAAGCACGTCAAGCCGATGACGACCATGATTTCGACACATTGGGCGGCTTGATCGCCCACGAAATGGGCCATGTACCGCACCGGGGGGAAAACTTCGAGCTGGCGGGCCTGCGCTTTGTGGTCTTGCACACCCGCGCGGGTGCCGTGCGCTGGTTCAAGGTGTCCCCCTTGCCTGCCCTTCGCAGCGAACCGTTGGGCAGCGAGCAGCCCAGCAACACAGCCAACTCACCTGCACCCGGAACCGCTCCATGAGGGGTATGCCGCCACGCGAGCGGGGATGGCAGGCCGTCTGGCCCGCGTTGGCGGGGGCTGCGCAGGCCGCGTCCATCGCCTGGCCGGGCAGTGGCCAGGCCCAGGGCTGGTTGCAGGTGTTGAGTTTGACGCTGCTGGCCGCTGGGCTGGCGCGCATGGCCCGTTCAGGCTTGACGCAGGACCGTGGGGGCCCACTTCTCAAGCGGGCGGCTTGGTTCGGTGGTGTGTTTGCCACGGCTTGGTTGGCCGGGTGTTTTTGGTGGCTGTATGTGTCGATGCACCATGTCGGCGGCTTGCCCGCGCCCTTGGCGGTGCTGGCCGTGCTGGCCTTGGCAGCGGCGCTGGCGCTGTACTATGCCGCCGCCTCGGCCGTTTGGGTGAGCCTGGCGCGGGGCTTGGTGAGCAGGCGGCCGGGTTTGGCTAGCGTATTGTTCGCCGCGCTATGGACCTTGGCCGAACTCATGCGAGGGCGCTGGCTGACGGGTTTTCCTTGGGGGGCCGGGGGCTATGCGCATGTGGACAGCGCTTTGGTTGCCTTAGCGCCATGGGTCGGTGTGTACGGCATGGGGGCTGTCGCCGCTTGGCTGGCCATGCGCTTGGCGTTGGTGGGGTGGCACTTGCGGGCGCTCAAGTCCTTACTGGGCGTGGGCATCGTGACTTGGGCTTTGCAGGCATTCGGGCCTGTGTTCACCACCTCTGCTGGCTTGGGGCAAGTGCAGTTGCTGCAGGCCAATATTTCGCAAACCGACAAGTTCCAGGCCGCCAGTGGCGTGCGAGATGCGCTGCAGTGGTACGACGAACAATTGCGCGCCAGCCAGCAGCCTTTGGTGGTGGCCCCTGAAACCGCCATCCCCCTGCTGCCGCGCCATTTGCCACAGGGTTACTGGTCCGGCTTGCAGGCGCATTTCTCAGAGCCGGGCCGACCGATGGCCTTGGTGGGCCTGCCTTTGGGCAGCCTGGACCAGGGCTACAGCAACTCGGTCGTGGCGCTCGGGCCTCAGGGCATAGCGCCCTACCGCTACGACAAATCGCACCTGGTGCCCTTTGGCGAGTTCATCCCGCCGGGTTTTGCCTGGTTCATCCGCATGATGAAAATCCCTTTGGGCGATTTCAAATCGGGCGCGTGGGACCAACCTTCTTTGGCCTGGCAAGGCCAACGCTTGGCCCCCAACGTTTGTTACGAAGACCTGTTCGGCGAAGAACTGGCCCTGCGTTTCAAGGACCCGTCCACCGCGCCCACGGCCTTGGTGAATGTGAGCAACATCGCCTGGTTTGGCGACACGCTGGCGGTGGACCAGCACTTGAACATCTCCCGCCTGAGGGCCATTGAGTTGGGCCGACCCATGCTGCGCGCCACCAACACCGGGGCCACGGCCATCATTGACCACCAGGGGCGCGTGACACACCAGTTGCCACGTTTTACCCGGGGCAGTCTGACCGGTTCTTTTGAGGGGCGCCATGGCCTCACACCCTTTGCCCGCTGGGCCAGTGCATGGGGTTTGGCCCCTCTGTGGGCGCTGTGCTGTGTGGTGGTGGCTTGGGCTTTTTGGCAGCGGCAAAGGCCGTAAAATGAAGGGTTCGCGCAAAGCTTGCGCCCATCCCTAACTCCAGCCAGCTCGCTGCTGGCCTGCTCAGGCCATGTTGACCTTCCAGCAAATCATTCTCAAACTGCAGCAATACTGGGATGCCCAGGGCTGCGCCTTGCTCCAGCCCTACGACATGGAAGTCGGCGCGGGCACCAGCCACACCGCCACGTTTTTGCGTGCCATCGGCCCCGAGCCATGGAAAGCCGCTTATGTGCAGCCCAGCCGCCGCCCTAAAGACGGGCGCTACGGCGAGAACCCCAACCGCCTGCAGCACTACTACCAATACCAGGTGGTCTTGAAGCCCGCCCCCAGCAACATCCTAGAGCTGTATTTGGGCTCGCTCGAAGCACTGGGTTTTGATCTGAAAAAGAACGACATCCGCTTTGTCGAAGACGACTGGGAGAACCCAACACTCGGCGCATGGGGCTTGGGCTGGGAAGTCTGGCTCAACGGCATGGAAGTCACGCAGTTCACCTACTTCCAGCAAGTGGGCGGCATCGACTGCAAGCCGATCACGGGTGAGATCACCTACGGCCTGGAGCGCTTGGCCATGTACCTGCAAGGCGTGGACAACGTCTACAACCTGCAATGGACCGATGGCTTGACCTACGGTGACGTGTACAAACAAAACGAAGTCGAGCAATCAACCTACAACTTCGAGCACAGCGATGCCGAGTTCTTGTTCACCGCTTTTGGCGCACACGAAAAGCAGGCCCAGCACCTGATGGGCGCGCAGCTGGCGCTGCCTGCTTACGAGCAAGTGCTCAAGGCCGCACACACCTTCAACCTGCTGGACGCGCGTGGTGCGATCAGCGTGACCGAGCGCGCTGCCTACATTGGCCGCATCCGCAATCTGGCCCGCAGCGTGGCGCAGAGTTATTACGAGAGCCGCGAACGTCTGGACTTCCCGATGGCCCCGCGTGAATGGGTTGCCCAAATGCCCAAGAAAGCCGCGTGAGGGAGAAACGACATGACAACACAAAACCTTCTTGTTGAACTGTTTGTGGAAGAGCTGCCGCCCAAGGCGCTCAACAAACTCGGTGCGGCTTTCTCGGGCGTGCTGGCCGAGCAACTCAAGGCGCAGGGCCTGGCCGCTGCCGATGCGGCGGTGACCGCTTTTGCATCACCCCGCCGTTTGGCCGCGCATGTGACCGGCGTGGCCGCACAAGCCGCCGACAAGGCCGTGCAGCAAAAGCTGATGCCCGTGGCCGTGGGCCTGGACGCAGCGGGCAATGCCACACCCGCACTGCTCAAAAAATTGCAAGCGCTGGGTGCTGATGTGAGCGACCCGGCTGCTGCTGTGGCCATGCTCAAGCGTGCCCCCGATGGCAAGGCCGAAGCGCTGTTTTACGACAGCGTCGTTCCAGGCGCGTCCCTGCAAGCTGGTCTGCAAAAAGCGCTGGAAGAGGCGCTGGCCAAGCTGCCCATCCCCAAAGTCATGCAGTACCAGTTGGAAACCGATTGCGAACTGCCCGGTTGGAGCAGTGTGAACTTTGTACGCCCTGCGCACAGCCTGATCGCCCTGCACGGCAGTGTCGTGGTGCCCGTCAAGGCGCTGGGCCTGACGGCAGGCAACAGCACCCAAGGCCACCGCTTTGAGGCCAAAGTCTCGCCCGTGGTGTTGCAGCATGCTGACCAGTACGCTGAGACGCTGAAGAACGATGGTTCGGTGATCGCCAGCTTCGCCGAACGTCGCGCCGAAATCGTGCGCCAGCTGAATGCGGCGGCTACGCAAGTGGGTGGTGGTGCGAAGCCCATCGAAGACGAAGCCTTGCTCGACGAAGTGACCGCGCTGGT is drawn from Limnohabitans sp. 63ED37-2 and contains these coding sequences:
- a CDS encoding MBL fold metallo-hydrolase, which encodes MNPPCTLPPGVRVFERGWLSANNVLLLDADSATLVDSGYVTHQAQTLALVAQGLQGRMLDQLVNTHLHSDHCGGNQALQAHYPGLQTWIPPGLSQAVQHWREDELSYQPSGQNCPPFTFSGLLQPGSTHRWADMDWQVHAAPGHDPHSVILFAPEHRLLMSADALWQNGFGVVFPALEGLEAFDEVSQTLDLIEQLAPATIIPGHGAVFTEVGPALALARSKLEGFAQNPERHARYGAKVLLKFKLLEWGHITHADFSAWAMKVPYMRALHHRFGHGHSLSTWLDMMLAELARSGAVQEVDGVLHNT
- a CDS encoding AMP-binding protein is translated as MERIWLKNYPPGVPHDIDTEQYKSLTDLMERAFREHSDNPFSVCMNRWMSYKQLDELSTALGAWLQNKGLEPGSRVAIMLPNLPQFAVTMAAILRAGYTCVNVNPLYTPRELEHQLKDSGASAIVILENFAATLQEVVERTAVQHVVLASIGDLLGPINGRWLTFAVRHLAKMVPPFELPLSNGRTVTSFKKAIAQGRILNLRPTTQTMDDIAFLQYTGGTTGLSKGAVLTHRNVVAAMLQAEGWFSPALADVPDLRKVNNVAALPLYHIFALTLCLLAIRQGSYLTLVPNPRDFAKFIEVLKQRPFHVLPGVNTLFNALMQHPMFKTIDFSSLKLTQAGGMAASEGTAHNWQKATGSAMIEGWGMSETCAIGTNNPVTQKTFSGNIGLPLPSIDIAIKDDDGNSLPVGSSGEICIRGPNVMTGYYNQPAENAKTFTEDGFMRTGDIGIMDEGGFTRIVDRKKDMIIVSGFNVFPSELENLISTCPGVVECAAVGIPDAMQGETIKVFVVRNDPMLTEEAVSRFCQDKLTGYKRPKYIEFRDELPKSNVGKILRRDLRSAK
- a CDS encoding GNAT family N-acetyltransferase, giving the protein MNTPSEPRTKRLTLVLRQLWQSVFGVADVGLSSSGGVARKSANWVPIRSLSPRHKPRIARHLRALPAQDRYLRFGYAATDEQIDRYVAGLNFTRDEIFGVFNRRLELVAMAHLAYSVDPQWATCAEFGVSVSPHQRGKGLGAQLFGHAVMHARNQGVSLLFIHALSENVAMLKIARHAGAAVQRDGSESEAYLSLPQATLDSQLSGLVQEQMAELDYQLKMQANQFRQWLATVQEIRQGVRDARHTSRGP
- a CDS encoding HlyC/CorC family transporter — encoded protein: MSDPYPARHAEREDKRSFLQKLAEFIHPGPDSADELIETLAEAEDNQIINTESRLMLEGVIRMADMTASDVMLAAPRMDLLNIEDPMDELLHQVIDTGHSRFPVFEGERDNIIGILLAKDLLKLQRAPELNIRALLRPAVFVPESKGLNDLLRQFRDNRNHLAIVIDEYGRTAGLITIEDVLEQIVGEIEDEFDIAEDAGDIFGLPDRSFRVSGDTAIERVDEAFGVDLRQARQADDDHDFDTLGGLIAHEMGHVPHRGENFELAGLRFVVLHTRAGAVRWFKVSPLPALRSEPLGSEQPSNTANSPAPGTAP
- the lnt gene encoding apolipoprotein N-acyltransferase → MRGMPPRERGWQAVWPALAGAAQAASIAWPGSGQAQGWLQVLSLTLLAAGLARMARSGLTQDRGGPLLKRAAWFGGVFATAWLAGCFWWLYVSMHHVGGLPAPLAVLAVLALAAALALYYAAASAVWVSLARGLVSRRPGLASVLFAALWTLAELMRGRWLTGFPWGAGGYAHVDSALVALAPWVGVYGMGAVAAWLAMRLALVGWHLRALKSLLGVGIVTWALQAFGPVFTTSAGLGQVQLLQANISQTDKFQAASGVRDALQWYDEQLRASQQPLVVAPETAIPLLPRHLPQGYWSGLQAHFSEPGRPMALVGLPLGSLDQGYSNSVVALGPQGIAPYRYDKSHLVPFGEFIPPGFAWFIRMMKIPLGDFKSGAWDQPSLAWQGQRLAPNVCYEDLFGEELALRFKDPSTAPTALVNVSNIAWFGDTLAVDQHLNISRLRAIELGRPMLRATNTGATAIIDHQGRVTHQLPRFTRGSLTGSFEGRHGLTPFARWASAWGLAPLWALCCVVVAWAFWQRQRP
- the glyQ gene encoding glycine--tRNA ligase subunit alpha is translated as MLTFQQIILKLQQYWDAQGCALLQPYDMEVGAGTSHTATFLRAIGPEPWKAAYVQPSRRPKDGRYGENPNRLQHYYQYQVVLKPAPSNILELYLGSLEALGFDLKKNDIRFVEDDWENPTLGAWGLGWEVWLNGMEVTQFTYFQQVGGIDCKPITGEITYGLERLAMYLQGVDNVYNLQWTDGLTYGDVYKQNEVEQSTYNFEHSDAEFLFTAFGAHEKQAQHLMGAQLALPAYEQVLKAAHTFNLLDARGAISVTERAAYIGRIRNLARSVAQSYYESRERLDFPMAPREWVAQMPKKAA